In Antechinus flavipes isolate AdamAnt ecotype Samford, QLD, Australia chromosome 6, AdamAnt_v2, whole genome shotgun sequence, the sequence AAGTACAactcaaatcagattaaaaaataatttggaaatatttaacaaaataaataaaaactatggtagaacataaataatgttactATGCAGTTTTCCAAGACAGTATTTGACCAACAGGAATACTTTTAATATGGTTCAATGACCCCCATTTCTATTGGAATTTGACACTGCTGTTAGTCTAGGAAGTTCAAGCCACCAATGACTTCATGGTAAGTGCTGAGGCAGGATTTCTTACCATAATTCTTAAAGATGGTGAGAATGATGAAAACAGAATGATATAGCTAGAAAGAACATGGGACCAAGAATTGGGAGAAGTGAATCCAATTTTGATGGCTGATAAGAGGAGGTGGGGGGGGTATGTGAGGCAAGATGATCACAAAGGTCCTTTCCTACATCTAACATTCTATaagattctctttctctctctctctctctctctctctctctcgctctcgctttcgctctcgctctctctctctctctcgctctgtgtgtgtgtgtgtgtgttatgtttAATGATACCTTTAAAATCTGGAACCATATTTTCACTTCCTTTATATTATGGTATTATAGTCTTGGTCAGTTTTCTCCCACTGGAAAAATGCTCCAGTTGCATCCTGAGAAGTAAAAAACCATAATTATAACATAACATGTTTCTCATTTGGCATTTTGTAATTAGCAATGCTGATATGGATACCtttagtactttaaaaatattcattagcaTGTCTTAATACTTTTGGATTAATTTTTGAACTTGTTCCTCTTTAACATATTTCctcttatttataaaacacttgtgaggaggaagggaggaaggatggtAGGAGAAGACTGCTGAGAAAGAGCCAAAAATGACTCCGTCACTTCTCACCTGTGTCTTGCTTTGGTTTCAGGTGTTCCAACTCCAAGCCAAGAAATCCTCCGGCACACACTGAGCATGCTGGTTCGTGAGAGGAAAATCTACCCCACTCCAGATGGCTATTTTATTGTGACCCCACAGACTTATTTTATTACTCCTTCCCTCATAAGAACTAATAGTAAATGGTATCATTTGGATGAGAGGATACCTGACAGGACTCAGTGTACCTCTCCACAGCCAGGAACCATCACACCCTCCACCTCGGGCTGTGTCCGGGACAGAACATTACCCAAAAACCACTGCGACTCTTGCCATTGTTGTAGAGAAGACATGCACAGCATGCATGCATCTACACTGCAGAGGAAAGCTGCCAAGGACTGCCCCCCTTCACTATGCCAATTGCCACCCactgaaaaaagtaaaagtactGTAAATTTTTCTTATAAGACAGAAACGCTTTCAAAACCTAAAGACAGTGAAAAACAGTCCAAAAAATTTGGGCTCAAGTTGTTTAGGCTAAGTTTTAAGAAAGACAAGACAAAACAACTAACTAATTTTTCTGCACAGTTTCCCCCAGAGGAATGGCCTCTGAGAGATGAGGAGACACCCACAACAATCCCCAGAGAGGTAGAAATGGAGATTATCAGGCGTATTAACCCAGATCTGACTGTAGAAAATGTCATGAGGCACACTGCACTAATGAAGAAACTTGATGAAGAAAAAGCTCAGAGGAGCAAAACGGGGTCATCTGCCCATCACAGTGGGAGAAGCAAGAAGAGTAGGAACCATCGGAAAACCCATGGGAAAACTCGTTCCCACAGCAAGACGCGGGGGTCCAAAGGAGGAGACCCTTCGGATGGTTCTCATCTTGATATCACAGCAGACAGAGACTATGACCTGAACGATCCTTTGAATCGCTCACCACGGGAAGGCTGCTTCATCATTGAACACAAAGGGGATCATTTCATTACACACAGCCACCCTAATATGCTTGAGCCTCATTTTCCCATGACGCCAGAATGGGATGTGTCTGGTGAACTGGCCAAGAGGAGGACCGAGATGCCTTTTCCTGAGCCTTCACGGGGAAGTTCTCACTCGAAAGTCCATCGAAGTCACAGCCATACCCAGGATCGAAGGTCCAGGAATGAAAGGTCCAATAAAGCCAAGGAGAGGTCCAGATCGATGGATAATTCCAAAGGCCCTCTTGGTGCTGCATCTTTAGGGACAACAGAAGACATAGCTGAAGCTTGTAGCCAAGATGACCCAATGCTTAGCCAGTCTTATACTGATGATAGTACTTTAAGGCCTACACAGACTATCAATCACCAAAGGGCTCACATTTCATCCACGAACTATAAAGAGGTGTGTATACCTGAAGTCGTCAGTGGCAGCATTGACCCCTCCAATTCCTGTAGCCTTTCGGAACAAAGCAAACCTCCAGAGAGTTTGCCATCTTATAATGAACTCAATGCCTGTCCAACCAAAGCTTCCATGGATGACTATTTCCAATGTAACACCTCCAGCGAGACAGTCCTCACTGCTCCATCACCTTTGGGGAAGAACAAAGATGACCCTGATACTCTGACCTTGACGGATGGGATGAAAAAGCTGTCTTCTTCGGAAAGGCAGCCCCAGCACTCCACCAGGGAACCTGTGGTGCACAAAGAGGAGTCGCCCAAAGGTCCAGGGGGAGGCTTGGCAGCAATTTCTGGCCCAGCCATGGACCCCATTGCCAACGGACGACTGATCCCCCACCATGGAGCAGAGTCGATCAGTCTGGATAAGATATTCAGCAAGGACACCCTCTTCAAACCGCTCCATAGTGCCCTGTCCATGAACAATTATCACAAGCCAACTGTGTCCCTCCTGAAAGCTCATCCACAGTCATCTCCTGACGCATTGCCGGGCCGCTGCGAGATCCTGGAACAGTCCCTGGCAGCCTCTGTCACCCAAGCAGTGCCCCTTTCCCAACGACAGCAGGAAGCCGGCGGGAACCAGGAAGCTTCCTTTGACTACTACAACGTCTCCGACGATGATGACTCTGAGGAAGGAGCACACAAGAATacggaggaggagaaaaatcgggaTGATGTGGGGACCATGCAGTGGCTGCTGGAGcgggaaaaggaaagagacctaCAGAGAAAATTTGAGAAGAACCTCACTCTCCTTGCCCCAAAGGAAACTGATAACAGCAACAGCCAGAGAGCAACACATTCTGCCCGGCTGGACAGCATGGACAGTAGCAGTATCACTGTGGACAGTGGGTTTAATTCACCACGGTAAGAAAAGTGTaatggaatatatatgtatgtcttccTATATACACAATTACCTTTAATAATTGGGCTATTTTCGGtcgatcaataagcatttttcacACTTAACAGTGTCCCAGGGTAGTGTTAAatgctggagatgcaaagaaaggtaaaggaCAAAAGGTAAAAGTCCTATCCTTGAGCACTGTAATGCCTAATTAATGTTAATCAATACTCAGATACTTTCCCAGGATCTGTTCTTTGAATGAGGATTCAGAACTATGGAACTGTTTTTGTTAACAACTTATTTCTGACTtctttttcaggaactgaaaaaaaaaaaaacaaaaaaacaatgtttCTGCAGCTGTAGAGATCACCAATCTGGACTGGTGGGTTGGCTCCTTCCCTCAGACCAATATTTGTCTACGATGACCTAGAATGTTTTGACTGAGAGTTTCTGATATCAGGGGTTTTCTTCCTCAGATGAAACATCACCAAGTGTTCAGGAAGTGAGAGCTAAATCCCATCCATGTAATTCCCAACCCAACTCATAAAGAGTGAGACATTAGATATGGGCATCTCTTTTTAGATACAAAACTAGCTACTGCAGCCACACTCCATCTGCCATGTTGCCTTCTCCCACTACCCACATACCTTCtctattattttccctttcataGTTCTGCCAGAAAACATAATGGGAATAAGGAATTCCCTTCCTCCTCAGGGTTCCTTTAACTGATTAGTTCTAACTAAGGGAAATATGTcaagttttcctttcttattaaggaaaaaaaaaaaaaaggatttttttaaggtGAGTTGAGGGAATCTTTTTGTAATTTCATAAGGGGGAAGGAacgggaattttttttaaagcactttgcaaactttaaaagaaatatataaatgccACTTGTTTTTTGTCTGGTAATTTAATTGATAATAAGGCATTCCTAATGAAGAACTATCTTCTCCCAGTACAGATCTATAGCCATTCTACACATGATAGAAAGTTCAAGATGAAGGGcctttcttaaataatttttttgggggcATTTGAATGCCTAAGATAAGTTTTGAGAGTTTTCCAGGTATGGAAAATTAAGTTGCTTGTGTAAGAATTGAAACTTGTCTCCAACTCTCCTTGCATTGAGGGCTGGTTCTCTGTCTTCTGTATTGCATTGCCTCTGACTATTGttgttaataatattaataattctttTGAGTTTAATCTGTTCTTATTTTTACTATAGAGTTGATAAACTGTTTATACATgctattccaaaagtcttagctTAAGAAAGCTTAAAATTATACTTAAGATTTTTGGAACACACTATTTCTCTAGATCacggtttcttaaactttttaaaacccctttcacctgagaaatttttacatgatctccaggcatacatgtatataaaataagtatgcaaatcaaacatttactaataataaatcataattttatgacccccacattcagttgtgAGATAATCCCATATGATGTTGCAAATCTTATAGCTAGGGTCTAGATAATAATAACCCTTCACTTTTTAGGAAAGCTGAAGGCATttgcttttcttccaatttttgtaggattttaaggtttacaaagtgcttttccttACCATAATCCAGGGAGAGAGGTAGAATAGCCAAATGTGGTTCTCTTATGTCCATTCCTTGGATAAAGAAGTTGAGGTTGAGAGAGTGACTAAGTAGCTTTAATCCAAGGGGGCATAGGTTTGGAGCCAGGATTTAAATTCTGGTTTCAGTGTCCTTTCCAGCCCAAACTATATGCCATATACTTCCAGTAAAGACGATGTGACACTAAAAGACCATGTCCAAAGAGGTTTAAGTAACAGTAAagtaaaaaagtttaaataaaaaacaaaaccagagaaGAGCTTCTTAACTTGCTTCCTTTTCAGCctcttctttgttcttaaagGGCTGACCCGGGGCTCTTATTTTCAACTACTTTCTAATGCGGATTGGTGACTCTTAGATGCAGAAATACTGTTGGGAGGTCAGCCATTTGTTGAGCTGATTTCTAGTTCTCCATTAACATTTTAATCATTACCTGGATAGATTCCTATTTTTAGAATAGAACTAagcaataatttttgtttttgtttcgaGTCTCATTCCATCCTTTTTACATGCCTTGGCAGCCCTGGAGTGTCATAAAACCAGGTTTGGGAATCTCAGATTTTTACATTGtctatttttaagtcttttttaaaaatcaatttcagcAGCCAATTCATTTTCTAGGAAACTTATTTTGGActgcccttccctcctctccctcccccccccgccAAATATGTAGTACTGATTTTTCACTTGTTGttcttctgtctctttatctgtttTCCTTTCCTAATCTGCCCTTCTTTTCAATTCTGGTAGCGATGGATTCCAGAGAAATTAAACCTTTAATCTTTAGTCAAACTTGAAAACAGTCCCTGAAAGAAGCGCCTGTCTATTTACCTGAAGCCTTTCTACTGTGTGGTATCTTCATCTACAAGAtgtttttcctacttcttttttaCAAAACCATTTTCAGCACTACTCACAAGGCATTTTCCCAGCCTCCCTGGCTCCCATGAAGAAAAAACTAGTAAAGTGTGTGGTCTTAAAGACACTGGCACTAGGGAGCAATTGGGAATcttttatacatgtaaaatcatctcacattttcatatgacataACATGGTTAGAGACTTTTTATACAAGGTAAAGAAATAAGAACATTGGAACCATTGTTTCCCAATAGTGTTACTCATGTTATTTATTAGTAtagaatttacattttgtttttggaTTGAGTTTTGAgagggaaggaattttttttttaacaagttatGCTTAAAAGTTAATGttttgaaacacacacacacacacacacacacacacacacacacacacaaagctggcatttatttagcattttgatttttgcaaagcactttacacatactACCTAATTTGACCCTCACAattaaggtaggtgctattattcttcctgttttacagatagggaaCTGAAGCCAAGAGGGTGAGTTGCTCATTTAAgttttaagtgtttgaggcaggatttgaagttgCTGACTATAAAAAAACAGCAGTGGTAAATCTCTTGTTTCCCTTTGATGCttccattattattttcttggattgctctaTAACAATTAGCTCTTAAATCTCCTTTTATTAATGTACTCTAAGAGCTAATGTAACCTGTCTGAACTTCCTTACTGTTATAATTTAGGATCTTTAAATTGTATTCTGTTATGTTAGACAGTAATTTGgaatataataaaatcattttctcctctgttttcaTCTGCATTTTGATATGGTAAAAAGTgcattggctctggagtcaaagAAGCTTCCTTTGATATGGTCCCTTGGCTtacttttagcctcagtttcctcacctgcaaaatgaagggtttggactagATTACTTCTGATCTAGGATTCATTGATCCTTTAGTTAAGCAATATTAAATTTAGTTAAGCAATATCTATTGTCTTCTGTGATCACCTAAGAGGACCACAGAAGTATATCCTCCCATAGGAAATGAGGATATATTATTTTAGCCCAATGGATGTGATAATCCCATATTATTAAAGAGGATTAAAGAGAACTGCTCTCTTTAATATTCTCAGTATCTTGTTCTAGCTTCAGATTTTTGTCCCTTTAAATCCCCATAGGTTCTAGCCAAGGTGTTgcctattttttgttgttgttgttgttgttgttgttgttgtttactcatctttcagccatgtctgattcttcataacttCAGCTGAGATTTTCTTCGCAGtgataccaaagtgattttccatttctctctccagctcattttacacatgaggaaactgaagcaaatagggttaaagtggttttcccaggctcacacagaaaagttaaatgtctaggaccagatttgaacccagaaagatgAGTCTCATAAAGATTCACCTGTACACCCTGATAATGCACTGGAGGAGAGGGGTGTCAGTGAAGGATGATGTCTGATGCTAATAAGTGACACTTGTATCTTAAAACACACGCCAGGTACAGTGCTAGATACAAAGATAGAActaaaacagttcctgcccttatgaacttacattctattagaaatgataaatatcttAATAACCTAAATGCtcaaaaactgaggcaagaaaaataattgataattacAGTATAAATACAAGTCCTAGGGCTGGACCAGTGATTTCATTGCTGTCTAGAGAACGCACAGGTAAGTACCATTTCTCTAAAAAGGCAGTTTGGGACACTATCTGCAACTTATAGCCTCAAAAATTTGCttagagcactgagaggttaTATGCCTTTATCCAGTCATATGGCCCATATGTGTGTGAGGTTACATCAGCACCCAGGTTCTACTGCCTTCAAggacactctattcactataccatgtCATTTCGCATAATTTCAATCTCCAAAGAACATAAATAACTAAAGTTGCCAGAGAAATTGCTAGGAATACTGTATAAAACGCAAACGATATTTAACATATTGCAAACACACCTAGTTCAATGAAGTGTAAATGTGTGTCAGCATTGTGAGCAAAACCATATGGATTAAGTTCTTCTGACCTGGAGACCTTAGGAATGAATAGAATTGTATCTGACACATAAGAGAGAAACAGGAACTTTAATTGGAGGAATGTTCTTATAGCTCATGTTTCTGATTGGTCATGGTTTCTATTCATGATTTTGTGCCTAGAGTAATCATTTAATATATACAGACAGTATTAATACATCAAATGATTCTGTCTATCAGGAAAGATGATGAATTCCCCAATACCTCAGTctgttttcatcaaaaataacaccaatatagaatgaaaaaaaaataaattgcatacACAATCTATTATTCAGCCCCTAaatgaaatgtctttttaaaatgtggcatCCTGATCATCCCAGTAGATCTGGAAAGCTTTTTCACTCATTGCCTAAACCACAGGGCGAGCCTACAAGACAAGTGTGGTGCATAGGAAAGGATACTGGATTGAAATCAGGTtttggtcagtcagtcaataacaGTGATTAGAATGCTGGGTCTGACgttaaaaagacctgagttttcaaatatgatctcagattcTTTATGTcaagtcactgaatctctgtttttgcctcaatttcctaactataaaatggagattaaaacaGTATTTAACCCTACAGGCAGGGTTGTTCTGAGgctgaaatgaaatatttgtaaacacTTAACACAGTGGACCTTATAATTTAATGGAAGAAAGCAATCATGAAGCAGAAAATAAAGGAAGGCAGAGTAAGAAGGCACCCAGGGGTAGGGGCATGATGACATTTAGGAAAGTCAGatgggaaataaagagaaagctGACCTGGATCCTCTCCTTAAATGGAGATTCTGGAAAGTTGGGTCTCTAGTTCCATCAGAGACTAGCAAAAACCCCAAGGATAGATGATATTGAAAGAGGTGTCAGTTTCAGAGCTGATGAAATCTGAGAAATTGAGAGTGGAGGGATGATCCATTATCCTCCAGAAAACTAGGAGTGTACCTAGGTGGGAAATAAAAGCACTCATTCTAGGTCCCAAAAAGTCCATGCTTGATATGAAGCCACATGATTATCCAACAGGGAAATTGAGTCAAGCCTGTTAAAAATTTAGGATCGGATCTCATCCAACCCCATGTGGGTAAGGATGGACAAGTCCATTTACTTTGTAAACTTACTTCAAATAATAGACCTTTTTTTGATAGCTTAGTTACATCTTAATTAATATAATGAATTCCATGAAGAGGTCACACTATTCAAATTTATAACCACACATTTTCACTAGACTGGAACCAATTATCCATATCTTACATAACTGCAACTTTTGAAAATAGTGCAAATAAATGCAACCACTTCATGGAATTCATTTTTTACCAATCGGAGACTAGCTGTGATATCAAATGGAACAAttacttttgatttaaaaaataaggcatctgaaaaaaagatcatttataaAAAGCATCTTCTTCTCTACCACCCCACCCTTTGccccaaagtaaaaaaaaaaaaaaacaaaaccaaaaaaaaatttcattaaaggaAAACCCCAGTAACATCCTGAGAAGTTTGCTACcttaaaggaaagggaagctccATAATGTGATATGCCCTTGTTAATGTTGTGAGACAAAATTAAATAGGTCCTCAAGGATATTATGACAATAAAATCCTTTGAGGGTTTACAATGTACCAAAACCTACTTTCTCAAAAATTAGTTTTTACATCATCTTCAAAGTCCTGATTTTTCACTTGCAAAAAAATCTGATGGTGGATCATAATGAATGCCTTTAAAGCCTCTCTATTTTGATGAAACAATTTGGTGGTGATTAGAGTGGCTATCTCTTATATATCATCCACAACAGTTCCATTAATGGTCTAAATGCATGGTAATATCTACCATGTACTTGCCTTTTTCTCAAGCCAAATGTTTGCCTTACTCCAGGAATGACTATCCCTTGATATGGAAGAATAGGAAAACAGACACCTCAGAAGAGGTTGTGATACATTCTCAGGATCCAggaaaagcaaattaggagatgGATGTACTCCAAATCCTTGGGAACAGAGGAGTGCTGTTGTCATAATTTCTCTTGCTACGCATTTATCTTCAGAAGTGATATAGAGCCCAGTACAGGGGATGGCAGTCTGCCAGCATTGAGCTAGAGTAGAATTGGCACATGATATTTTGGCTATCTCATAACTCTGATTTTCAGGTTGTAGAACATAGTGAAGTCTGAGCCAAAAGCAAGGTCCATTCTCACtccaaattcagattttttaCTTCTAAGTAGTACTCATTCCTGATTTCTACACTTCGTAGACTGGCAATGTCTCCTGTGTGGTGGTGATGGCTTGGGGAGACTTCCTTTCACTGACACTGAACACAGTTTATCGTTCCCCGAGTCTTTGACCTTTGTTGAGTTGCTGTAGCCAAAAGCATTTATCACCCTGTGGTGATAAGCTGGTGTTCCACTTAAGCACAGTTTGTCATTTGGCTAATACCTAGAGGCTTTCAGGGTGGGGGAATGCATTAGCCCTTAGAAATACGAACATCAAAACCAAATGATTTCTGACCTTGAAGTTTTGTTGAAA encodes:
- the STOX2 gene encoding storkhead-box protein 2 isoform X5, with translation MRMKTRMETEGERTEEDCRDVWYWSRCSGGEEAWLWPPGWTPRRKRQWTLFQTLAWQGVRERKPLCDVSPISMSPISQSQFIPLGEILCLAISAMNSARKPVTPEALMEHLTTCFPGVPTPSQEILRHTLSMLVRERKIYPTPDGYFIVTPQTYFITPSLIRTNSKWYHLDERIPDRTQCTSPQPGTITPSTSGCVRDRTLPKNHCDSCHCCREDMHSMHASTLQRKAAKDCPPSLCQLPPTEKSKSTVNFSYKTETLSKPKDSEKQSKKFGLKLFRLSFKKDKTKQLTNFSAQFPPEEWPLRDEETPTTIPREVEMEIIRRINPDLTVENVMRHTALMKKLDEEKAQRSKTGSSAHHSGRSKKSRNHRKTHGKTRSHSKTRGSKGGDPSDGSHLDITADRDYDLNDPLNRSPREGCFIIEHKGDHFITHSHPNMLEPHFPMTPEWDVSGELAKRRTEMPFPEPSRGSSHSKVHRSHSHTQDRRSRNERSNKAKERSRSMDNSKGPLGAASLGTTEDIAEACSQDDPMLSQSYTDDSTLRPTQTINHQRAHISSTNYKEVCIPEVVSGSIDPSNSCSLSEQSKPPESLPSYNELNACPTKASMDDYFQCNTSSETVLTAPSPLGKNKDDPDTLTLTDGMKKLSSSERQPQHSTREPVVHKEESPKGPGGGLAAISGPAMDPIANGRLIPHHGAESISLDKIFSKDTLFKPLHSALSMNNYHKPTVSLLKAHPQSSPDALPGRCEILEQSLAASVTQAVPLSQRQQEAGGNQEASFDYYNVSDDDDSEEGAHKNTEEEKNRDDVGTMQWLLEREKERDLQRKFEKNLTLLAPKETDNSNSQRATHSARLDSMDSSSITVDSGFNSPRTRESLASNTSSIVESNRRQNPTLSPAHIGAAPAFSFRTSTDPSANEAEKLPKPNCLQASVTSV
- the STOX2 gene encoding storkhead-box protein 2 isoform X2 → MMGNESMKKRLKVKQKGDNQWNRLQSEGPGIQGTGKEVRPSAEKYGEKKSIKHKRKKNKDFCLQEERRNIEGEDKPVSVFIMSKNGSETNMRMKTRMETEGERTEEDCRDVWYWSRCSGGEEAWLWPPGWTPRRKRQWTLFQTLAWQGVRERKPLCDVSPISMSPISQSQFIPLGEILCLAISAMNSARKPVTPEALMEHLTTCFPGVPTPSQEILRHTLSMLVRERKIYPTPDGYFIVTPQTYFITPSLIRTNSKWYHLDERIPDRTQCTSPQPGTITPSTSGCVRDRTLPKNHCDSCHCCREDMHSMHASTLQRKAAKDCPPSLCQLPPTEKSKSTVNFSYKTETLSKPKDSEKQSKKFGLKLFRLSFKKDKTKQLTNFSAQFPPEEWPLRDEETPTTIPREVEMEIIRRINPDLTVENVMRHTALMKKLDEEKAQRSKTGSSAHHSGRSKKSRNHRKTHGKTRSHSKTRGSKGGDPSDGSHLDITADRDYDLNDPLNRSPREGCFIIEHKGDHFITHSHPNMLEPHFPMTPEWDVSGELAKRRTEMPFPEPSRGSSHSKVHRSHSHTQDRRSRNERSNKAKERSRSMDNSKGPLGAASLGTTEDIAEACSQDDPMLSQSYTDDSTLRPTQTINHQRAHISSTNYKEVCIPEVVSGSIDPSNSCSLSEQSKPPESLPSYNELNACPTKASMDDYFQCNTSSETVLTAPSPLGKNKDDPDTLTLTDGMKKLSSSERQPQHSTREPVVHKEESPKGPGGGLAAISGPAMDPIANGRLIPHHGAESISLDKIFSKDTLFKPLHSALSMNNYHKPTVSLLKAHPQSSPDALPGRCEILEQSLAASVTQAVPLSQRQQEAGGNQEASFDYYNVSDDDDSEEGAHKNTEEEKNRDDVGTMQWLLEREKERDLQRKFEKNLTLLAPKETDNSNSQRATHSARLDSMDSSSITVDSGFNSPRSSALPLAAEEGKGKLWVLRRGPEI
- the STOX2 gene encoding storkhead-box protein 2 isoform X1, which produces MMGNESMKKRLKVKQKGDNQWNRLQSEGPGIQGTGKEVRPSAEKYGEKKSIKHKRKKNKDFCLQEERRNIEGEDKPVSVFIMSKNGSETNMRMKTRMETEGERTEEDCRDVWYWSRCSGGEEAWLWPPGWTPRRKRQWTLFQTLAWQGVRERKPLCDVSPISMSPISQSQFIPLGEILCLAISAMNSARKPVTPEALMEHLTTCFPGVPTPSQEILRHTLSMLVRERKIYPTPDGYFIVTPQTYFITPSLIRTNSKWYHLDERIPDRTQCTSPQPGTITPSTSGCVRDRTLPKNHCDSCHCCREDMHSMHASTLQRKAAKDCPPSLCQLPPTEKSKSTVNFSYKTETLSKPKDSEKQSKKFGLKLFRLSFKKDKTKQLTNFSAQFPPEEWPLRDEETPTTIPREVEMEIIRRINPDLTVENVMRHTALMKKLDEEKAQRSKTGSSAHHSGRSKKSRNHRKTHGKTRSHSKTRGSKGGDPSDGSHLDITADRDYDLNDPLNRSPREGCFIIEHKGDHFITHSHPNMLEPHFPMTPEWDVSGELAKRRTEMPFPEPSRGSSHSKVHRSHSHTQDRRSRNERSNKAKERSRSMDNSKGPLGAASLGTTEDIAEACSQDDPMLSQSYTDDSTLRPTQTINHQRAHISSTNYKEVCIPEVVSGSIDPSNSCSLSEQSKPPESLPSYNELNACPTKASMDDYFQCNTSSETVLTAPSPLGKNKDDPDTLTLTDGMKKLSSSERQPQHSTREPVVHKEESPKGPGGGLAAISGPAMDPIANGRLIPHHGAESISLDKIFSKDTLFKPLHSALSMNNYHKPTVSLLKAHPQSSPDALPGRCEILEQSLAASVTQAVPLSQRQQEAGGNQEASFDYYNVSDDDDSEEGAHKNTEEEKNRDDVGTMQWLLEREKERDLQRKFEKNLTLLAPKETDNSNSQRATHSARLDSMDSSSITVDSGFNSPRTRESLASNTSSIVESNRRQNPTLSPAHIGAAPAFSFRTSTDPSANEAEKLPKPNCLQASVTSV
- the STOX2 gene encoding storkhead-box protein 2 isoform X4, which codes for MSKNGSETNMRMKTRMETEGERTEEDCRDVWYWSRCSGGEEAWLWPPGWTPRRKRQWTLFQTLAWQGVRERKPLCDVSPISMSPISQSQFIPLGEILCLAISAMNSARKPVTPEALMEHLTTCFPGVPTPSQEILRHTLSMLVRERKIYPTPDGYFIVTPQTYFITPSLIRTNSKWYHLDERIPDRTQCTSPQPGTITPSTSGCVRDRTLPKNHCDSCHCCREDMHSMHASTLQRKAAKDCPPSLCQLPPTEKSKSTVNFSYKTETLSKPKDSEKQSKKFGLKLFRLSFKKDKTKQLTNFSAQFPPEEWPLRDEETPTTIPREVEMEIIRRINPDLTVENVMRHTALMKKLDEEKAQRSKTGSSAHHSGRSKKSRNHRKTHGKTRSHSKTRGSKGGDPSDGSHLDITADRDYDLNDPLNRSPREGCFIIEHKGDHFITHSHPNMLEPHFPMTPEWDVSGELAKRRTEMPFPEPSRGSSHSKVHRSHSHTQDRRSRNERSNKAKERSRSMDNSKGPLGAASLGTTEDIAEACSQDDPMLSQSYTDDSTLRPTQTINHQRAHISSTNYKEVCIPEVVSGSIDPSNSCSLSEQSKPPESLPSYNELNACPTKASMDDYFQCNTSSETVLTAPSPLGKNKDDPDTLTLTDGMKKLSSSERQPQHSTREPVVHKEESPKGPGGGLAAISGPAMDPIANGRLIPHHGAESISLDKIFSKDTLFKPLHSALSMNNYHKPTVSLLKAHPQSSPDALPGRCEILEQSLAASVTQAVPLSQRQQEAGGNQEASFDYYNVSDDDDSEEGAHKNTEEEKNRDDVGTMQWLLEREKERDLQRKFEKNLTLLAPKETDNSNSQRATHSARLDSMDSSSITVDSGFNSPRTRESLASNTSSIVESNRRQNPTLSPAHIGAAPAFSFRTSTDPSANEAEKLPKPNCLQASVTSV
- the STOX2 gene encoding storkhead-box protein 2 isoform X6; protein product: MKKTRSTTLRRAWPSSDFSDRASDRMRSRSEKDYRLHKRFPPAFISQASRGYMTSGDVSPISMSPISQSQFIPLGEILCLAISAMNSARKPVTPEALMEHLTTCFPGVPTPSQEILRHTLSMLVRERKIYPTPDGYFIVTPQTYFITPSLIRTNSKWYHLDERIPDRTQCTSPQPGTITPSTSGCVRDRTLPKNHCDSCHCCREDMHSMHASTLQRKAAKDCPPSLCQLPPTEKSKSTVNFSYKTETLSKPKDSEKQSKKFGLKLFRLSFKKDKTKQLTNFSAQFPPEEWPLRDEETPTTIPREVEMEIIRRINPDLTVENVMRHTALMKKLDEEKAQRSKTGSSAHHSGRSKKSRNHRKTHGKTRSHSKTRGSKGGDPSDGSHLDITADRDYDLNDPLNRSPREGCFIIEHKGDHFITHSHPNMLEPHFPMTPEWDVSGELAKRRTEMPFPEPSRGSSHSKVHRSHSHTQDRRSRNERSNKAKERSRSMDNSKGPLGAASLGTTEDIAEACSQDDPMLSQSYTDDSTLRPTQTINHQRAHISSTNYKEVCIPEVVSGSIDPSNSCSLSEQSKPPESLPSYNELNACPTKASMDDYFQCNTSSETVLTAPSPLGKNKDDPDTLTLTDGMKKLSSSERQPQHSTREPVVHKEESPKGPGGGLAAISGPAMDPIANGRLIPHHGAESISLDKIFSKDTLFKPLHSALSMNNYHKPTVSLLKAHPQSSPDALPGRCEILEQSLAASVTQAVPLSQRQQEAGGNQEASFDYYNVSDDDDSEEGAHKNTEEEKNRDDVGTMQWLLEREKERDLQRKFEKNLTLLAPKETDNSNSQRATHSARLDSMDSSSITVDSGFNSPRTRESLASNTSSIVESNRRQNPTLSPAHIGAAPAFSFRTSTDPSANEAEKLPKPNCLQASVTSV